The sequence TTAGCACAGAAAGTAAAATTCGTCCACTCGCAAGGCGGCTTTGAAATCCGCAATTGGATTAGCAATTCGAATCGCGTCTTAGCAGCTCTGAAAGAAGGAAGTATTGCGGAAAAGAATTTGGATCTGACCTCTGAGATGGGTACCGAAAAGGTATTAGGCATGTGGTGGTGCACGACATCGGATACGTTCACGTACAGAGTTGGTTGGAGCAGACTTGATCGCGCGCTCTTGGAAGGACGTCGTCATCCTACAAAAAGAGAAGTCCTTATGACGATATTCGACCCTCTCGGTCTAATTGCTAACTTTCTCATGTTCCTGAAAATCCTGCTGCAAGAAGTTTGGCGATCTGGTGTCCAATGGGACGATCCCATTGACGAATTGTCGTACGAAAAGTGGAAACTGTGGCTAAAAGTTCTACCTGAAGTGGAGAAAGTGTCAGTCCCTCGCTGTTATCGAGTTCTTACTAGTCTCAGCGCTAGAATGGAGATTCAGTTGCATACATTCGTTGATGCTAGCGAGAACGGGTTCGCAGCTACTGTACATCTTCGATATGTCCAGAACGGCATGGTGGAATGCAACTTAGTATCGGCCAAGACGCGGGTGGCCccattgaaatttacttcaATCCCAAGGCTCGAGCTTCAAGCTGCTGTAATAGGTACACGGTTAGCACGAACGATTGAAGAATGCCTCTCCACTCCTATATCTAAACGCTACTTCTGGACTGATTCATGGGATGTCATTTGCTGGATAAACTCAGATCACCGGCGGTACTCACAGTTCGTTGCGTTCCGTATTAGCGAAATTCTCGAAGTAACTGAAATTAATGAATGGCGCTGGGTACCCACCAAGTTAAACGTAGCTGACGACGCTACTAAATGGGTTGGTCGACCGAATATGACTCCTGAAAACAGATGGTTCAAAGGACCTGAATTCCTCCAGCGTCCGGAAGAGGAGTGGCCTAAGTTTCCAACCAGAAAGAGCTCAACCACAGCAGAACTTCGACCGAGTCTTTTACTGCATTACATAACTCCTGATGCCATTATTATCGTAAACAATTATTCCAGTTGGAAACGGCTTGTCAACGTCGTCGCACGTGTTTATCGTTTTCCTGCAAATTGCCATCGCAAACAGCAAGGGAAACCAATCGTAACCGGTCCTCTCACAACCGAAGAGCTGCAGACTGGAGAGTGTTACCTCTATCGCCGTGCGCAAATAGAAGCTTATCCGGAGGAAATAGCCATATTACTGAAAGCCCAGGAATACCCAGAAGAACCACGCAAGCAAATACCAAAAAATAGTGAACTCTATCAGCTATCACCGGTACTTGATCGTTACGGAGTCGTAAGAATGCAAGGAAGAACGCGGCACTGCGTCTATGCTACTGAAGATGCAAAAAACCCTATAGTTATGCCACGTGACCACTACATAACCACCCTGATAATAGCATATTACCACAATAAATACCACCACCAGAACCACGAAACCACCGTAAATGAGCTTCGCCAGAAATACAAGATCGCTAGACTTCGAGTATGTTACGCAAAGGTCAGAAGGCAGTGCCAGCGGTGTAAGAACGACAGCGCTGTTCCGTATCCCCCGATCATGGCTGATCTTCCGCCAGCACGAGTTGCGGCTTTCTCACGACCGTTTACGCATGTTGGCGTCGACTATTTCGGGCCAATGGAGGTTATCGTAGGAAGAAGAGTGGAGAAACGATGGGGAATGCTAGCCACCTGCTTGACAATTCGCGCGATCCACGTTGAATTAGTACACTCACTCAACACAGACTCATGCATTATGGCTCTCCGCAGATTTATCGCCCGTCGTGGTACGCCAAAAGTACTGTTCAGCGACCGCGGGACAAACTTCGTGGGCGCAAGCCGAGAACTTCGTGAGGCTGAGGGTACTATAAACCAGCAGAAAATTATGGAAGAGTTTGTCTCCACAGAAACCCAGTGGCTGTTCAATCCACCCGCCGCACCGCACATGGGCGGCAGTTGGGAAAGACTAATTCGCACAGTAAAGAAAAATTTAGCCTCTATATGCCCAACAAAGAAACCTACAGATGAAGTACTCCGCAGCCTTCTGACCGAAATTGAAAGCGTGGTTAATTCCCGTCCATTGACTCATGTACCAATCGACGACGAATCGGACCCTGCTCTTACTCCGAATCATCTTCTGCTCGGCTCTTCAAACGGAACTAAGCCGTTATCCGTAAACGACAACAGCGGTTTGGCGTTAAAGCAAGGATGGCGTGCCTCTCAAACTCTAGCTAACCAGTTCTGGAAGCGCTGGCTAACAGACTACCTGCCAGAAATCACCAGACGAACAAAGTGGTTCGTCCACACACGGCCAGTTAGGAAAGGAGACATCGTGGTCATCGTAGATCCTAAGCTGCCCCGAAACTGCTGGCCGAAGGGCAAGGTCATCGATACCTGCGTATCCAAGGACAATCAGATACGTTCTGCAACAGTGCGTACAGCGAGTGGCGTGTACGAGCGACCCGTGACCAAGCTTGCAGTTCTGGACGTCTTGCGTGACTAGATGTAGGCCAACCTGAGGTCGACATACCTGGGGGGAGTGTTATCGGACCCATCCGAAAAGCGCTCACCTTACCATCGCACGTCATGGTCATCGAGGAACGCGGTTTGTTAAACGAAAAAAGGAAGAAAAGAAGTAAGTGACGCATTGATTTCCTGTGGGTGAAAAGAGCACACTCAGTTCGCTTAAGTTCATTTTGTTTGATATATTTGCCCGATTAAGTCGATTTACTATATAAGTAAAAGCTATATCTAAGGTAATTTGACGTTTCATGTGAATAATAGATTGTGCTTaaaatgaatttataaataggtTGGCTAGTGCTAATTGCTACAAGCGAAGAGTTACCTAACCTAAATTAAGGAGTCTATACTATAGTCGGAACACTCAGGCTCAGTGTTTCTAAGCCGACTGCTCGGTGAGGTTAGAAGACCGTAAGACTAACGAGGAAACTAAACGTAAGTCGATCAATTTCTTTAACTTGAAATACCATCAATGAAGTCTCTAAATTATATAAGTTTATACATGATACTTATCACTGAAAATTTATCGCAGGAATATTATAATCTCCCAAACCTAAATTCATCGTTTTTATTACCGGAGATTATACATTCGGAATTAACCCTCCACACGCACGTTGACCAAATTTGTCAACactacgcatgtccaaacgacatgatcgatatcgcgatagccttcgccacaagcacaatgattagtctcggaaagtccaattcgaaggagatgtgcatgtaacgtgtagtgattggacatgagtctggacatcacacgaatgaagttcctactcacatccagctccctgaaccatgcttttgtcgatattttagggatAATTAAGTGCATCcactgactcagatcatctttgtCCCAAGAATCTTGCCAGCTggtaagtgttctttggcgagtcgcgctatagaattcgttgatagcaatcggtctctcataaatttcaccctcaacagCACCATGTTTGGTTAATATATcgactctttcattgcctggaatggagcaatgagccgggacccaaactattgtgatttgataattattattcaatatgtcgaaaTCAGGAATTGCAgacttctctgcaaccgatttGATGTTTTTGACCAACATTCCAATGAAAGTTTTTTACAGTTGTagaatgttgtttatattgagaaaATTCTCTTTTCACGAAAGACCAATACCGCTTGATAGGTCGTAACTCTGGGCAGTTATAAGGATTCGTCTCTTTCGGTAAAACATGGACTCCTTCCGCTTTAAAGCATTCCAAAATATCTTTGTAATAATCGCTCTTTTAGATATTCAtcacggtatatttccttgtttaccatTCCGATCGTTTTTGTCTTGCGCGAccgcagctgcatattgcctgccaatccaaatattttttgagaaaccTGGTCTGTTTTTTCGTCATGAAATGTTCCCTTACTCCGTTCCGTTGCATGGAAGTATTACccgtcacattctgtttattACAACGGTACGGTACAGTTTACACCTTGAACGACTTATCATACCTTGCCGGTTCTTAAAATTATGAACGAAAGTGGgatacattttatttttctagccacagtacctaccgaaagatctggtctcttctgcaatatttgctgAGATCCGTTTTTGATTCGCTCCCAGCCTTCCTGGCTGTTGTCAAACATGCATCGAAAGATTTAAAAACGTCATGGACAGTCAAATATGTATATTATTCACCAATATGGATTcgcgagggacatcacagtaataCTGCGGTGGCAAGAAGGAATAGACTACAATTTATTTATACTCATATGACCAATCAGTACTGAATCGAACAACCCTAAATATATCATACATTTCTCCACGTggtgcaaaaaaaattgtaaatacgaCTTAAAATATAATCGTGTACTAATTCGTAAGAGATTACATTGTTATATCAAAAATCCCTTTTAATATacgtgtatttgaaatttattttaaatctatGTAAAACTCTAAATGTAAACGCAGAACTGAACGAATTCATCCTTTCaaaaagtcaaagtcttggcattacattccttttgtggaattttgtcctttctgttccaacagactgCGCAGCCGTTTCATAgcttacagaatcattgcatgactagtactacgatcctactgatactaaggATGCTTGCAGGCCgaggctcaaacatacgacaactggcttgtaaaaccagcaccctgtgcattgaaccgccaaccaatTCCATAATTTGGGGTGTTCCCGCGAACCCACATGGACCGAAAAAAGCggatacttaccaacgtgttacatccaatacgccggccggtgccgatcgccagctgtaggctggatctgccaaagtcgaccactagcccttggcatcttagagcttaagcagtgtgccttaaaaattatataattgacTAAATAAAAATCCATAATTTCGTCACCATTTCCGAAGTATTACAATTTCTTGGCTTTACAAAAAAATCCACTTGTATTCACGTTTACTATAATGATGCACAGAGCTTTGATcggtttattattttgattggcCTATTGTTTATAGGATGAAATTTATCAGGAAAAACAACATTTAAAATATTGGAATGTTCCCACCTCTAAGTGGGCATCATGCTCATTTAGTTTTGACAATTAAATTTCTGGTGCATGCTAAACATTATTTAATTTGTCACGAGATGCTCGCCGCAGAACCAAGCATTTTTACAAGTTACTTACTCACAGATTTTAAATGCGACCGCACATCattgcttttcgcacttgctcttctttcgacgcAATCTTCGATTTAAAAGCTTATATTATCAccaaaaacaggtttttctcaaagaatatacacagttcgaaaaattcttgtgattttacatcttatcagatgcacataaatggagcgtcatatttcacacaaatttatattcaagaacatgtaaaattgtgtgatttgaaaattacatggctttaaaacgaaagaaataaaaatcaaaagatcgacatcaacaacgcgacttgaaccaaaaaacattagatcacaaaacacaccagttagtcgattGAGCCACAgaggcacatatctgcttggctggtaaatcgtgcatataaattcatacagtctcacttgctagccaaGTGCAAttttacactcggagccagtaaatttctgcacgaatggaatattgtggcatttgagaagttaagtagttatgaattgtatcgtttaaaGAATTATGTAACCtgtaaaatcataattttttcctgtatatatatgtatatatatatatatatatatatatatatatatatatatatatatatatatatatatatatatatatatatatatatatatatatatattatatatatatatatatatatatatatatatatatatatatatatatatatatatatatatatatatatatatatatatatatatatatatatatatatatatatatatatatatatatatatatatatatatatatatatatatatgtgtgtgtgtgtgtttatgaatcagctatatattttttttcgcgttgATGAGTATTTTTCCAGAGATACGTAGTTTGTTACTAATGTATTTAGCCTTGACAACACTAAGTGTGACCTGGtggatttgacgtttccatcataaagtttgacatttttatcCTTTACTATCTTCAGAACATTCTGTCATTTGAGTGCTATTTTTTTACAGTGTGTTAAACATTTTACCTCAGcaaaaaaatacaattgaatCGTTAAAATTTTCGTGCAATAATCTATTACGATTTTTGTCGTGGGCTATCAAGACAAGCTATCTATCAACTTAGTTTgacttttggcagtgtagcaccatcctatgcgactgtaaaaaaactgataTGAAGAATTCAATCGTGGTCCCATGAATTCGAAGAAGGTCATCCAAAAtcaggtgaacgaccaaaagggtTAACCGGAgtaaaataatatatatatatataaatataaaccGTGGAGGACCGCCGAGATACATCATAATACATGACTTTTTACATAGTATACAAAAATTGCAGAGTGAACTTTTCTATTTTTGAGTCTGGGACAATCAGTAGAAACTCTGGACAAAACTCATACTATTAAAACTTATTTGATTCAGACCGAAAGATATATCATTTTTGTAGGATTAGTCAAGGTTTAAAGTGATTTACCTCTTGATTCGACCATAATTACCAGCTACCATCTATAAGTCATCATTGATTGTAAACTTTTCGAACATATTTTCGCcgttctattttctcagagatgactgaatcgattttaataaacttagactcgtttgaaagctactgttgagccattgatcgagttcgaatggctgtcacttttgattccggagatataatggcataattGAAGTAATCGACTAACTGTAGTTTTCTCATCGGCTCAAACTTCTGGAAAATAATAAACGAATACCGATAGGCTTATGCTTATTCAAAAGCTGGAATGATGTCCCTGGGAAGTTTGGGAAATTGTGTAAAACATTCTCGGTTCGGGAATTACTGATAATTACTATCCGAATCATGATAAAAAATGGCTTAACATGGTAGGTTGACCCATTTTTTATCAGTATACTAGCTTATACTATTGAGCTTGAACAGATTGATTCTCGCAGGCTACCTGTGATTTTCAAGGGCATATTCATCCCTAGAAAAATGTTACGTAAGGCGGAAtcgttatatgttatatgtagTCACACACAGTCGTTCCGGATGACGGAAATAATTTATCCGTGCTGCGACATGTCTCTCCGAATGTCAACATCAATGACATTACGCACTTCTATGGTACCGTATTTTACGTCCACAGGGATTTGCAGTTTCATTTGCCATAGGTCTTATTTTACAGAACTCCGGTCTTTGTTTATCAGATTTGTAAATTTCGATTGCAACCCTTTGTTTGCTAAACTGTATTGTGTTCGTCGACCGAAAGCGACTTTCGACTGCGTCGAATAAGAAACGTCTGCAAACTGCGTACAATGGGGTGGTTGATAGTTTTCttagaaattaatttttcaCTCTTCTCCCAAACTGGATACGAAATATCGATACTGTACCGATTGCTGCAGATTTTTCGCTTTAGGCCGTGCAGTTGCATTTACTAAGCCTATTGATTTTCTAAAACATAATCATATCAAAACCAACAACTACGCCAAACAATCTAACAATCGAGGCTAACAATTCCCAGCTACAAAACATTGTCAACGTTATGAACGagtttctttttttctgaatgatattttattattaaaaaaatacttatcCAAGCCAATGAAAACCAAATTATTCATTTGTGGTTAACTCCATCCAAGCCACATTTGCACTATTTGGGAAGAGTCGCGATCACACGAAAGAAATATTTCAGCATGCTACAGTACAAATTGAAATTCGGCAAACTCGGTGCGATCGGAATGCCAGCAATCTCCGACTGAGGATGTTTGGAAACTTATTGGTGTTAGATGCACTAGCGATCAAAACCAGAGGTAGTTAATTGCAATGAAAGTATCGGAGTAATGAATCATATTACTTTCGAAATACATACCAGGTGTAATCAATTAGCGAAAGGGCGATAATCATCCTAACCTTGTGTGGGATGAAGAGTGAAAGATGTCATGCAAACTGGTTTTAGCTGGTATTGCAGATATATGCAGGAAGTACATTTTTCAGTTTATGCTGCAACTGAGGTGATTGCAGTACTGAATACGTTCATGCTTTATACCGGACTTATAATAGTAGTTAGTAGATTTCGGACTTTTATTGGAATTGTGAATCTTTAGCACATGTGAATTTACGCTCTTATCAACCAACAGCTTTGGAAccgaaatttagatccaattttATACCAGCAGCATGTTAGTGGAGATTCCATTACTTGAATCTAGATTTTTTCATTCTTCAAATATCCAGAAATAGTTATTTGATGATTTTCCATACATACAAataacaattcatggaaattgaAAAAGGATATTTTCTTCGTTTATTTTACAATCCAGTATGTAGCATGTATGCAGTTACAGTTTCAAATTCGTAGTCTTGATAAGCTAAtagaaaataatcattttatttgGTAACGATACACTATTctaccaaacatttaaatcatgcggagcagaagagaaaaaaaatagccGGTCGCAGAACGGTTCGAATTAAATTAATACTGATACTTCAATGGACGAAAATTTCAAATAGTTCATTTGGATCTTgaatagagatgggcaattcgttcgcgaacggttcaaaagaactagttcttttgaaagaatgaatgagctatagttctttttttgagaacggtagttcctcagttcaaagtcgaaagatctttattttttgttttttgagctcGCTCAACCTTTTTTCACGAACGGTACTAATAAGAAAGTTTCGTCTTGAAACCTCAGTTCTACTTCGAGGGACTTTTTTTCCTCGCTTAAGCTTACAAAAGTAAGTTCTCGTTTATTCTTTGAACgaacaaaccaactatgaatagaacgaacgaacggctctggagaactagttctttcaacagaactctgcatcactgaacggttctttgaaatgaactgttttgcccatctctaatcttGAATATTGTTAACAAAAATTATCCGTTCTTCGGTGGGCACACAAAACGGATCTTCCAACCGGTTTTCTCGCAGATATCTAgcaaatgcaaggcaatcaaatTATCCAGCCACAGACCTGGGCTGACAATATGAATCTCGAATGGAGTTTCTCGAAATGATATTTTTAAAGTCGGTTCGACTGAACTGGGGCATTACGTATAGCTTTCGACCACTTGATTGAGATCCTAAAgggtggtactagatttcgactggcGCGGTTGTCAAATAAAAATGAACGaacccatatacattgcaatcacgaaaaaaatgaaacatataAATTATTGTttggatattttcggttacatgtATTCAGTTATAGTAAAGAAAAGAAGGAAAATGTTTGTaatacaaaattttgtttgcaATAATTTGACCACATTTCTGTAATGTAGCTTTAATTGTAGTATGCCAGAAGTAAATCAttgattgtagaatttataatctatctaggtactattgaagagtaAATTTTCGTGCTTTTCATGAGATTGCGAGATGGTCATGCTTTTGACATATTCCATATACTTTGTAggcgtttagaaaaaaaagttcagttTAATTGAGCTATTACTGACTACAAAATCTTACAAatatgaaaaaacctgttttaatccacctagtggtgtaatgatgcctttctcatatcaatcatactataatatataatactgtggtattcttcaaaataattttcttcgattcttaaaataataaccgaaatcggtttgtttgaccgtctactgataaaaactatcaattggaaaagatttgaggtcgatttagaaatttttttaaaggtttttccccattttcagtgatggtataccatttttaactcactttacactatatttccggatccggaagtcggatccgcatgaaattcaggaattacgcatgggaccacaggacctttcatttgaacctaagtttgtgaaaatcggtcgcgccatctatgagaaaagttagaacacatattttcttttttttgcacagttTACCCcaaaactcccgaaccggaagtcggatacaaataatattaaggaattttgtatgggaccacaagacctttcatttgaatctgagtttgtgaaaatcggttcagccatttccgagaaaagttagtgcaaaaaacgtaacatacacacacacacacacacacacaaacacagacattttgcgtactcgacgaactgagtcgaacggtatatgacactcgactctccgggcctcggttcaaaatcggttttcacagtgattgcataacctttctatatgagaaaggcaaaaagttcacCCCctatgcacagtggtttgaatcgacaaaaacctgttttaatccacctagtggtgtaatgatgcctttctcatgtacatataatattgtggtattctattcaaaaattttctcttcgatttttgaaagaaaccaagtgattgtttatgcataacatacagaataaatcagtgctttgattgcgtaagccatccttaagagagcgaaatgggttcactattatatgcacttccggcaccggaacccgagaaccggtataaccgaagtcggttcgtacggccaccaactaacatgacacacaaactcttccagtacgcaccctataactccggattcggaagtcggatccggatgaaattctggaattccgtatgggaccggaagacctttcatttgaatctaagtttgtggaaatcggtcaaaccatcgctgagaaaaatgagtgagatacattttggtatatatgaccactatttctggtacttccggaaccggataccgggaaccaggatagccggaatcggtttgtttagttgcctactgataatgactatcgatttgtgtagttttaagaccagtttagaaaatttttcacgttttttgcttcgccggtttaagtgacggtgtaaaatattgaacacactttaccctacaattccggaaccggaagttggatccggatgaaattcaggagttccgtatgggaccggaagacctttcatttgaatctaagtttgtggaaatcggtcaaaccatcgctgagaaaagtgagtgagatccattttggtatatatgaccactatttttggttcttccggaaccggataccgggaaccaggatagccggaatcggtttgtttagttgcctactgataatgactatcgatttgtgtagttttaagaccagtttagaaaatttttcacgttttttgcttcgccggtttaagtgacggtgtaaaatattgaacacactttaccctacaattccggaaccggaagttggatccggatgaaattcaggagttccgtatgagaccggaagacctttcatttgaatctaagtttgtggaaatcggtcaaaccatcgctgagaaaagtgagtgagatccattttggtatatatgaccactatttctggttcttccggaaccggataccgggaaccaggatagccggaatcggtttgtttagttgcctactgataatgactatcgatttgtgtagttttgagaccagtttagaaaatttttcacgttttttgtttcgccggtttaagtgacggtgtacaatattgaacacactttaccctataattccggaaccggaagtcggatccggatgaaattcaggaattccgtatgggaccacgagatctttcatttgaatcctagtttgtcaaaatcggttcagtcatctccgagaaaacctagtgagattatttgacacatacacacacacatacacacacagacattgctcagctcgatgaactgagtcgaatggtatatgacacttggccctccgggccaattttcactagtcggtttttcaagtgattgcataacctttctacacccaaacctccatttacgtaacttatatatgtatatatgtattaatatacgtacgttcgtgtgcaaatatttgtatatcctaatacatataaatattggagaagtaaaagcgatcatttatatgtataaatatatacacatatacgcaaacgagtgagtgtgtaagcatacatacatacatatataaggttcgtaaatggatgtttgggtgtatatgagaaaggcaaaaacattatTCACGTTTTGCCATCAAACGTATGATTGAAAATTgcacaatatatttgaaaatttccgaTACAATTATATATTTTTAGTACACATACAAACTTTATTTGAATAATACAATCTGCGCAAGCTGACAAATATGATCAATTTCTATCATAATTTGTCAACCAATCTCTTAATTCAACCATAAAACCTAAGAATTCTCCAGATGTGGGAATAACACCCAATCGCAATGCTTCGAATCTCATATTTCATTGTAAGATTATTGATTAGTTGAATAATCTTAATCAAACATAGcgtagaaaattttaaaacattaaATGTAATTCAGATTAGACTGAATTAAGTCtgaattaaatacaaaattcaccCACTTTCCTTCACCATTTCTTACAATTCGTTTGAGTAACGTTTTTCGTTCAACGGTTCCAGAAACTTGATTACAAACTACGCAGCAACTGAACATAGTTTAGTTCCGACTTACATTTGTTATACTATTTAAAATCATGCATCTTTCAATTGAAATGACTTTCAAACAGTCCGACTCAAATACCATAATATGCCAAACGCATAAAATATATCATGATAAATAAAACAATGTATTAGAATAAAGATTATAAAcgctaatatgtttatgaaaatccacGATGCTATCGATAACTACctttaaataaaaagaaacgGATTCGAAAATTCAAAGTCGATAACAATAAAGCTGACTACCATTTCTTATAGAGTgtagtcgtttacgagctcgattgttttggtttcataatgccaaaacttctcgataaactaatacttcttcgagtgaagtcgagcAAGACTCGATGATCGAGTTCGATTCgtgaaccataatacgaaacatggtcgattcgataaaattttagtcgaatcgagatacataatgccaccccggTCATGGTGCTAATCAAATAAATACTAAATAATGCGTCATTATGCGTTTACAGTGAATAAGGTGGCACTAATGAGAGCAAAAGAATACTATCGCTATGGAGCTCGTTTTCCTCTGGCTTTAAAAGCCAGTTGAATAACGCTTGACTGGAAAAGACTTAGGAATGCTATGAAACAAATGTATAGAAACATGGTTGGGTTTTAGACACTTTCTGTTGAAGCATTTTAATTTCAAATACCAATATTATTTCACCGACTAAGTGGAAATCTTGATTTCGAATAGTTATAAGTTTGAATTTTAATTGATATatgattgaatttttaatttatag comes from Malaya genurostris strain Urasoe2022 chromosome 3, Malgen_1.1, whole genome shotgun sequence and encodes:
- the LOC131434837 gene encoding uncharacterized protein LOC131434837 — translated: MNSNATVYNLRNVRTVEELLLPPQTLDAIELSNMYPHLRGLPIKSYRDAQPRILIGLKHTQISLVLQIREGGMDQPIAAKTRLGWTVYGGSIECVSRTVQCAFHEQHQDQRTDESMHQAMKDYFALDSTGVSKPDNVLLSTEDRRSQHLLQSLTKFRNGRYETGLLWRFDHIRLPDSRAMALRRFHCLENRMKKDPGLAEALNSKISDYLAKGYIRQLSFSELARPYQRTWYLPIFPVTNPNKPGKLRIVWDAAATSYGQSLNTNLLKGPDQLSSLFSILLQFRKYRIGLTGDIREMFHQVDISEQDQQCQRFYWRDESGEIGTFVMRVMTFGSCCSPSCAQYVKNINAQRHSRDYPEAAEVIIKSHYVDDMLVSVESEEQAIELAQKVKFVHSQGGFEIRNWISNSNRVLAALKEGSIAEKNLDLTSEMGTEKVLGMWWCTTSDTFTYRVGWSRLDRALLEGRRHPTKREVLMTIFDPLGLIANFLMFLKILLQEVWRSGVQWDDPIDELSYEKWKLWLKVLPEVEKVSVPRCYRVLTSLSARMEIQLHTFVDASENGFAATVHLRYVQNGMVECNLVSAKTRVAPLKFTSIPRLELQAAVIGTRLARTIEECLSTPISKRYFWTDSWDVICWINSDHRRYSQFVAFRISEILEVTEINEWRWVPTKLNVADDATKWVGRPNMTPENRWFKGPEFLQRPEEEWPKFPTRKSSTTAELRPSLLLHYITPDAIIIVNNYSSWKRLVNVVARVYRFPANCHRKQQGKPIVTGPLTTEELQTGECYLYRRAQIEAYPEEIAILLKAQEYPEEPRKQIPKNSELYQLSPVLDRYGVVRMQGRTRHCVYATEDAKNPIVMPRDHYITTLIIAYYHNKYHHQNHETTVNELRQKYKIARLRVCYAKVRRQCQRCKNDSAVPYPPIMADLPPARVAAFSRPFTHVGVDYFGPMEVIVGRRVEKRWGMLATCLTIRAIHVELVHSLNTDSCIMALRRFIARRGTPKVLFSDRGTNFVGASRELREAEGTINQQKIMEEFVSTETQWLFNPPAAPHMGGSWERLIRTVKKNLASICPTKKPTDEVLRSLLTEIESVVNSRPLTHVPIDDESDPALTPNHLLLGSSNGTKPLSVNDNSGLALKQGWRASQTLANQFWKRWLTDYLPEITRRTKWFVHTRPVRKGDIVVIVDPKLPRNCWPKGKVIDTCVSKDNQIRSATVRTASGVYERPVTKLAVLDVLRD